Proteins from a genomic interval of Paenibacillus sp. RC334:
- a CDS encoding efflux RND transporter periplasmic adaptor subunit, protein MNKQRALIVLTLSLSIVIAGCSSVEKDANPGSAAQPTVVRTAVVKSSPLHTAYNLSGTLQAYEENTLAFQNGGTVASAYLTVGTTVQKGNVIASLDDADYKLQVAQATASILEAQAGIDNAQANLQAATSAIQSADAGITGASANVNKVNKGARAQEKQQAQAAVDKAQSAYNKAKTDSERTQKLFEAGAATASDNENARLNATAALKDLEQAKESLSLLLEGATAEEHQSAQASFQDALAGKSKALAASEQAAASKKQARANYEKALVAKGQAELALSRTRLISPVNGVILGKSVNTGDLVASGQAVYRIGSIDRLKVLLPVPDSEIRDWKKGQQVSVMLYEETRQGTVSNVYPSTSTNTGRVNVEIVISNPQRNWLPGQVIKAAHQVTDKNGILIPAEAVINTGSKPFIFKDVQGKAVKTSVELGNQVVENQLQIVSGLREGERIVIKGAETLFDGNAIQSEEGGRP, encoded by the coding sequence ATGAATAAACAACGGGCACTCATCGTACTTACTTTATCCCTGAGCATTGTCATCGCTGGATGTTCCAGCGTGGAGAAAGATGCTAATCCAGGCTCAGCTGCACAGCCAACCGTTGTGCGTACTGCAGTTGTCAAATCCTCTCCGCTCCATACTGCCTATAACTTGTCAGGCACTCTACAGGCTTATGAGGAAAACACACTGGCTTTTCAAAATGGAGGCACCGTAGCCAGTGCATATCTCACTGTCGGCACCACTGTACAGAAAGGCAACGTAATTGCTAGTTTGGATGATGCTGACTACAAGCTTCAGGTGGCACAGGCGACAGCCTCCATCCTGGAGGCACAGGCTGGTATTGATAACGCACAGGCTAATCTACAGGCTGCTACCTCTGCGATTCAATCCGCCGATGCCGGCATTACAGGAGCCAGCGCGAATGTTAACAAGGTAAATAAAGGTGCACGTGCTCAAGAGAAACAGCAAGCGCAAGCCGCTGTAGATAAGGCACAAAGCGCCTATAATAAAGCCAAGACGGATAGCGAGCGTACGCAGAAGCTGTTTGAGGCTGGCGCTGCTACCGCATCGGATAATGAGAATGCTCGCCTGAATGCTACCGCAGCCCTGAAAGATCTGGAGCAAGCCAAGGAATCCCTGTCCCTTTTGCTGGAAGGGGCCACAGCCGAAGAGCACCAATCCGCCCAGGCTTCCTTTCAAGATGCGCTTGCGGGTAAAAGCAAGGCTCTCGCCGCCAGTGAACAAGCTGCTGCTTCCAAAAAACAGGCCCGTGCCAACTATGAAAAAGCCCTTGTCGCCAAAGGACAGGCAGAACTTGCGCTTTCACGTACTCGTCTAATTTCTCCTGTGAACGGCGTTATTTTAGGCAAGAGTGTAAATACAGGTGACTTGGTCGCTTCAGGCCAGGCCGTCTATCGCATAGGCTCCATTGACCGTCTCAAGGTACTGCTTCCAGTACCGGACAGTGAGATCAGAGATTGGAAGAAGGGGCAACAGGTCAGTGTCATGTTATACGAGGAAACCCGTCAAGGCACAGTATCCAACGTTTATCCGTCAACGAGTACCAATACAGGCAGGGTTAATGTAGAGATTGTCATTTCCAATCCGCAAAGAAACTGGTTACCCGGTCAGGTTATTAAAGCTGCTCATCAGGTAACAGACAAAAACGGCATTCTCATTCCGGCCGAAGCAGTCATTAACACGGGAAGCAAGCCATTCATTTTTAAAGATGTTCAAGGAAAAGCTGTTAAAACTTCAGTAGAGCTTGGCAATCAGGTCGTAGAAAATCAGCTTCAAATCGTATCCGGCCTTCGTGAAGGCGAACGTATTGTCATTAAAGGGGCGGAAACCCTGTTTGATGGAAATGCGATTCAGTCGGAGGAAGGCGGACGCCCATGA
- a CDS encoding efflux RND transporter permease subunit: MIEYIVKKRKITLLFFVMLILVGIFGFFQLPQQEMPDVTIQNAMVTTVYPGASPQKVEQTVTKELEKRIKEVEGVKTINSTSGNGFSSILIESKNGVDPQTVWDNMRKKVQDAQADLPQGAETPVVNDKLTSSFIGSYALVADSPAPLYKLNDLTTTWKDQLNTLSGISSVKFNGLPDQEVRVQIDNQKLQQYHLSWGQVAQAIQSQIDRVPTGDIEYNGRTFQLIVRETQKAEELNQAILTRTEEGAPVYLRDVATTELAHPQAEYFAYVGGKPAITLNIGAEKGTDVPPMSEKVNTKLKELEKTLPEGVRLETLFAQKDQVDHIFEDLKRETILAIVAVILVCMLGLNLLTSAFVALAIPISVAIAIIFLPMLGITLNQISVVGLIIVLGILVDDAVVVNDNIERRLTELGESPTDAAIKGTKEVMLSILVATLATISAFAPLLFLPGNVGAFIKPIPTIVSLTMLASMIMSLTIIPIFREWYEKRRQTRHPKGKTKPAGLLGQQIQSLNKLYSQKLMPKVIKRPLLTAMAGLMLGTAAYGLVPFTSVELFPESEDPHVALNIKMPIGTSVIETDQIVKDIAGWIKKQPETSKVVYSAGGTAPQLYSDINSSGGDIRYDETVGQIAVVGKQNIFDLDTTVDAWEQHVKKSYPGTTVTTYVPRLGVPVGKPVSIRISGQNLNQLQTLSQKVKEQIATVEGTTGIVDDIGIERYALDLQVNKQAMDQYLVSYTDLTRTLLLLKEGAKVSQFDTGNDLVDIKLYLNHSNEEPSALFQQLSVVNSAGVQIPLNQLVLVKPSFAIQQIKHYNMERTITVEADLNGRTASEAMVDVESKLAQMKFPEGYKWEVGGETSDQSTIFGDLGKLAIVVVLLILLLITMQFYSLSIPIIIMTTVYLAAAGGIIGIFLTGMPIGFMSIMGIIALAGIVVRNGIVLIEFIEDARHEGMELKEAVIRAAAARFRPILLTSLAAIVGMIPLALLGSLLFKPLAFTVIFGLLFSTFLTLFVVPSLYMIMAKFKMRRQLKKQQHTAITPDQPL, translated from the coding sequence ATGATTGAGTATATCGTAAAAAAACGAAAAATTACGTTGCTGTTTTTTGTCATGCTGATTTTAGTCGGAATCTTCGGCTTTTTCCAGTTACCGCAGCAGGAGATGCCGGATGTCACAATACAGAATGCTATGGTTACAACAGTCTACCCTGGTGCTTCACCACAAAAAGTAGAACAAACCGTAACCAAAGAACTGGAAAAACGCATCAAGGAAGTGGAAGGCGTTAAAACGATTAATTCGACTTCTGGTAACGGATTCTCCTCTATTTTAATCGAATCCAAAAATGGAGTTGATCCTCAAACGGTTTGGGATAATATGCGAAAAAAAGTACAGGATGCGCAAGCTGACCTTCCCCAAGGTGCTGAAACACCTGTTGTGAATGATAAGCTGACCAGCTCGTTTATCGGCTCCTATGCCCTGGTCGCTGACTCTCCTGCACCGCTGTATAAACTAAATGATTTGACCACAACGTGGAAAGATCAGCTCAATACATTATCAGGTATATCAAGTGTCAAGTTCAATGGTCTTCCTGACCAGGAAGTACGTGTCCAAATCGACAATCAGAAGCTTCAGCAGTACCATCTGTCGTGGGGGCAGGTCGCACAAGCGATCCAGTCACAAATTGATCGGGTTCCTACCGGTGATATTGAATACAACGGACGCACCTTTCAACTCATTGTCAGAGAAACCCAAAAAGCCGAAGAATTAAATCAGGCCATTCTGACACGTACAGAGGAAGGGGCTCCTGTGTATTTGCGAGATGTCGCTACAACGGAGCTGGCACATCCCCAAGCAGAATACTTTGCCTATGTTGGGGGTAAACCAGCCATTACGCTAAACATTGGAGCAGAAAAAGGTACAGACGTCCCGCCTATGAGCGAAAAGGTCAATACCAAGCTCAAAGAGCTGGAGAAAACACTTCCCGAAGGTGTTCGCCTTGAAACTCTTTTTGCACAAAAGGATCAGGTAGATCATATCTTCGAGGACTTAAAACGTGAAACGATTCTTGCGATTGTGGCTGTTATTCTCGTTTGTATGTTGGGCTTGAATTTGCTTACCTCTGCTTTTGTCGCACTAGCGATTCCGATTTCGGTTGCGATTGCTATTATCTTTTTGCCTATGCTCGGTATTACACTCAATCAAATTTCCGTTGTCGGTCTGATCATTGTACTTGGCATACTCGTCGATGACGCCGTAGTGGTCAATGATAATATTGAGCGGAGACTTACGGAATTAGGAGAATCGCCTACAGATGCAGCTATAAAAGGAACCAAAGAGGTGATGCTTTCTATTTTGGTTGCCACACTGGCTACCATCTCGGCCTTTGCTCCACTGTTGTTTCTACCCGGAAATGTAGGGGCATTCATCAAGCCCATTCCCACCATTGTTTCTCTGACCATGCTTGCCTCCATGATCATGTCACTCACCATCATCCCTATTTTCCGAGAATGGTATGAGAAACGCAGACAGACTCGTCACCCTAAGGGTAAAACTAAACCGGCAGGCTTGTTGGGCCAACAGATTCAGTCTTTAAACAAGCTGTATTCACAAAAGTTGATGCCCAAAGTCATTAAGCGTCCCTTGCTGACTGCAATGGCAGGACTCATGCTCGGAACAGCCGCTTATGGATTGGTTCCTTTTACCTCAGTTGAACTCTTTCCTGAATCGGAGGACCCTCATGTCGCATTAAATATAAAGATGCCTATAGGCACCTCCGTTATAGAAACAGACCAGATCGTCAAAGACATTGCAGGCTGGATAAAGAAGCAACCCGAAACCTCCAAGGTCGTCTACAGTGCCGGAGGAACTGCACCGCAGTTATATAGTGACATTAATAGTTCGGGTGGAGATATTAGATATGATGAGACCGTAGGACAAATTGCCGTCGTCGGCAAACAAAATATTTTTGATCTCGATACGACAGTTGATGCTTGGGAACAGCATGTTAAAAAGTCCTATCCTGGAACTACAGTTACGACGTATGTTCCACGTCTGGGAGTCCCGGTGGGTAAGCCCGTTTCTATCCGGATTTCAGGTCAGAATCTGAATCAGCTGCAAACCCTTTCCCAAAAAGTAAAAGAGCAGATCGCCACAGTAGAGGGTACAACCGGCATCGTGGATGATATAGGAATTGAAAGATATGCACTGGATTTGCAGGTTAACAAGCAAGCCATGGATCAATATCTGGTAAGCTACACAGATCTGACCCGTACTCTGCTTCTATTAAAAGAAGGGGCTAAAGTTAGCCAATTTGATACAGGTAACGATCTGGTGGATATTAAATTGTATTTGAATCATAGCAACGAGGAGCCCAGCGCGCTTTTCCAACAATTAAGTGTAGTCAATTCAGCCGGTGTGCAGATTCCGTTAAACCAGCTCGTACTGGTTAAGCCATCATTTGCTATTCAGCAAATCAAGCATTACAATATGGAGCGGACGATTACGGTGGAAGCCGACTTGAACGGGCGAACTGCAAGCGAAGCGATGGTGGATGTAGAAAGCAAACTGGCACAAATGAAGTTCCCTGAAGGATATAAATGGGAAGTGGGCGGTGAAACCTCCGATCAGTCCACCATATTCGGGGATTTAGGGAAGCTGGCGATTGTTGTAGTCTTGCTCATTTTACTCTTGATCACTATGCAATTTTATTCTCTCTCCATTCCTATTATCATTATGACGACAGTGTACTTGGCAGCAGCCGGCGGCATTATTGGTATTTTCCTGACAGGTATGCCTATCGGATTTATGAGCATCATGGGAATTATCGCGCTGGCGGGAATTGTAGTGCGAAACGGAATTGTGTTAATTGAGTTCATCGAGGATGCCCGACATGAGGGAATGGAGTTGAAAGAAGCTGTGATAAGAGCAGCCGCTGCCCGTTTTAGACCCATTTTATTGACTTCTCTGGCTGCAATAGTAGGTATGATTCCGTTAGCTCTATTGGGAAGCCTGCTCTTTAAACCACTGGCGTTTACCGTCATTTTCGGATTGTTATTCTCGACTTTTTTAACCCTGTTTGTAGTACCATCATTGTATATGATCATGGCCAAGTTCAAGATGCGCCGTCAGCTCAAAAAACAGCAACACACGGCTATCACACCCGATCAACCTTTGTAG